In Asanoa sp. WMMD1127, one genomic interval encodes:
- a CDS encoding DUF3817 domain-containing protein: MRAALTRYRIIAYIVGVVLIVLVVIGMPLKYIGDNATVVETVGPAHGFLYMIYLIAVFDLGRRARWPIGRMLLVMLAGTIPFVSFYAERKVARWTRAQADATDPVAVTS; this comes from the coding sequence ATGCGCGCAGCCCTGACCCGCTACCGCATCATCGCCTACATCGTCGGCGTCGTGCTGATCGTGCTCGTGGTGATCGGCATGCCACTGAAGTACATCGGCGACAACGCGACCGTGGTCGAGACCGTCGGCCCGGCCCACGGCTTCCTCTACATGATCTACCTGATCGCCGTCTTCGACCTGGGCCGGCGGGCCCGCTGGCCCATCGGCCGGATGCTGCTGGTCATGCTGGCGGGCACGATCCCGTTCGTGTCGTTCTACGCGGAGCGCAAGGTGGCCCGCTGGACCCGCGCCCAGGCCGACGCCACGGACCCGGTCGCCGTCACCTCCTGA
- a CDS encoding DUF6232 family protein: protein MNATRPQPVTSASPAPTPLYRQPGILVTSEAFVVAGRRFPVRDLSNLRTARGPHDRLTMRSVLVTGAVLGSVGIALSFSGAQLSPTAFLLLGAAAFVPITLVSFGQRMRPRAYELWGDYRGMTVLLFSSDEEREYGQVTRALLRAQEVDRMGGFAAPPLVNLYPW, encoded by the coding sequence GTGAACGCAACCCGCCCGCAACCCGTCACCTCGGCCAGCCCCGCACCGACCCCGCTCTACCGGCAGCCCGGCATCCTCGTCACCAGCGAGGCGTTCGTGGTGGCCGGCCGGCGGTTCCCGGTCCGCGACCTGTCCAACCTCCGCACGGCGCGCGGCCCGCACGATCGCCTCACGATGCGGTCGGTGCTGGTCACCGGCGCGGTCCTGGGCAGTGTCGGCATCGCGCTGAGCTTCAGCGGCGCACAGCTGAGCCCGACGGCCTTCCTCCTGCTGGGCGCGGCGGCGTTCGTGCCGATCACCCTGGTCTCCTTCGGCCAGCGCATGCGCCCGCGGGCATACGAGCTGTGGGGCGACTACCGCGGCATGACGGTGCTGCTGTTCAGCTCCGACGAGGAACGCGAATACGGCCAGGTGACCCGGGCTCTGCTCCGCGCCCAGGAGGTCGACCGCATGGGCGGATTCGCCGCACCGCCGCTGGTCAACCTCTACCCCTGGTAA
- a CDS encoding epoxide hydrolase family protein, with translation MSAATEIRPFTVTIPQRDLDDLHDRIDNTRWPEHETVPDLTQGVQLETMQELARYWISDYDLRRIESRLNDLPQFMTEIDGLDIHFIHVRSRHDDALPLILTHGWPGSVVEFLQTIDLLTDPEAHGGRAQDAFHVVVPSIPGYGFSGRPDATGWGPDHIARAWVTLMNRVGYQRFAAQGGDWGAIITDLMGAQAPDGLIGIHSNMPGTVPPDVFKAMTSNVLGSGDPKPTDLSAEESRAYDQLSFLYTKGIGYALEMALHPQTLYGLADSPVALAAWMIDHDRQSYEDISAAFVQKEPVGHLTRDEVLDNVTLAWLTNTGISSARLYWESTVGFFDVKGVQTPAAVSVFPHELYQAPRSWTERAYPELVYFHEVEMGNHFAAWQEPELFAAEVRDGLRPLR, from the coding sequence ATGTCCGCCGCCACCGAGATCCGGCCGTTCACGGTCACCATCCCGCAGCGGGATCTGGACGACCTGCACGACCGGATCGACAACACTCGCTGGCCCGAGCACGAGACCGTGCCCGACCTGACCCAGGGCGTGCAGCTCGAGACCATGCAGGAACTCGCCCGGTACTGGATCTCGGACTACGACCTGCGGCGGATCGAGTCGCGGCTCAACGACCTGCCGCAGTTCATGACCGAGATCGACGGCCTGGACATCCACTTCATCCACGTGCGGTCGCGGCACGACGACGCGCTGCCGCTGATCCTCACCCACGGCTGGCCGGGCTCCGTCGTCGAGTTCCTCCAGACCATCGACCTGCTGACCGATCCGGAGGCGCACGGCGGCCGGGCGCAGGACGCGTTCCACGTCGTCGTGCCGTCGATCCCGGGGTACGGCTTCTCGGGGCGCCCGGACGCCACCGGCTGGGGACCCGACCACATCGCCCGGGCCTGGGTGACGCTGATGAACCGCGTCGGCTACCAGCGCTTCGCGGCGCAGGGCGGCGACTGGGGCGCGATCATCACGGACCTCATGGGCGCGCAGGCCCCCGACGGGCTGATCGGCATCCACTCCAACATGCCCGGCACGGTCCCGCCCGACGTCTTCAAGGCGATGACCTCGAACGTGCTCGGCTCCGGCGACCCCAAGCCGACAGATCTCTCGGCGGAGGAGAGCCGCGCCTACGACCAGCTGAGCTTCCTCTACACCAAGGGCATCGGGTACGCGCTGGAGATGGCCCTGCACCCGCAGACGCTGTACGGCCTGGCCGACTCGCCGGTCGCGCTGGCCGCCTGGATGATCGACCACGACAGGCAGAGCTACGAGGACATCTCGGCGGCCTTCGTGCAGAAGGAGCCCGTCGGCCACCTCACCCGCGACGAGGTGCTCGACAACGTCACGCTCGCCTGGCTCACCAACACCGGCATCTCGTCGGCCCGGCTCTACTGGGAGAGCACCGTCGGCTTCTTCGACGTCAAGGGCGTGCAGACGCCGGCCGCGGTCAGCGTCTTCCCGCACGAGCTCTACCAGGCGCCGCGGTCGTGGACCGAGCGGGCGTACCCGGAGCTGGTGTATTTCCACGAGGTCGAGATGGGCAACCACTTCGCGGCCTGGCAGGAGCCGGAGCTGTTCGCCGCGGAGGTGCGCGACGGGCTGCGGCCGCTGCGATGA
- a CDS encoding DUF397 domain-containing protein, protein MSDSKTTSLAFRRSSRCEAANCVEVATLGDGTGAVLRNSTAPETHLSFDAPSWRGFIAGVAAGEFDLSR, encoded by the coding sequence ATGTCCGACAGCAAGACGACCTCGCTCGCATTCCGCCGTAGCTCACGCTGCGAAGCGGCGAACTGCGTCGAGGTAGCTACCCTCGGTGACGGCACCGGAGCGGTCCTGCGAAACTCGACCGCCCCTGAGACGCACCTGTCCTTCGACGCTCCTTCTTGGCGTGGCTTCATCGCCGGCGTGGCGGCCGGCGAGTTCGACCTTTCGCGCTGA
- a CDS encoding helix-turn-helix transcriptional regulator produces the protein MTTVQGPTASRRKLRSALRAAREDAKLTQDHVAEAMDWSLSKLIRIETGRVSVSTNDVRALLGLYGIDGSPEAQELIALARVARQKPWWQEARASIQPQYAQFIGLEAEASAMLCFQSSLMPGLAQTRDYARAVITNRAPGQVRLDEVDTKVEVRMRRKAEILERDDPPRFDIILDEAVLHRAIGGVEVHREQLDHLTSLAAAPNITIQVVRFDTGRVTAAGSFMILQFTDDADVVYLESANLENFLERPTETQPYHIEFNWLRDSALNETESLALIKRIADDL, from the coding sequence GTGACGACGGTCCAGGGGCCGACCGCCAGCCGGCGCAAATTGCGCTCGGCATTGCGGGCAGCCCGGGAAGACGCGAAGCTGACCCAAGATCATGTCGCCGAGGCGATGGACTGGTCCCTGAGCAAGCTCATCCGCATCGAGACCGGCCGGGTGAGCGTTTCCACCAACGACGTCCGCGCGCTGCTCGGCCTTTACGGCATCGACGGCAGCCCTGAGGCGCAGGAGCTCATCGCCCTGGCCCGGGTGGCGCGGCAGAAGCCGTGGTGGCAGGAGGCCCGAGCCTCGATCCAGCCGCAATACGCGCAGTTCATCGGCCTCGAAGCCGAAGCGTCGGCGATGCTGTGCTTCCAGTCGAGCCTGATGCCGGGCCTGGCCCAGACCCGCGACTACGCGCGAGCGGTGATCACCAATCGGGCGCCGGGACAGGTGCGGCTCGACGAGGTCGACACCAAGGTCGAGGTGCGCATGCGCCGCAAGGCGGAGATCCTCGAGCGCGACGACCCACCGCGGTTCGACATCATCCTCGACGAGGCGGTCCTGCACCGCGCGATCGGCGGCGTCGAGGTCCACCGCGAGCAGCTCGACCACCTCACCTCGCTGGCCGCCGCACCCAACATCACCATCCAGGTGGTCCGCTTCGACACGGGCCGGGTGACCGCGGCCGGATCATTCATGATCCTCCAGTTCACCGACGACGCCGACGTGGTCTATCTCGAGAGCGCCAACCTGGAAAACTTCCTCGAGCGCCCGACGGAGACCCAGCCCTACCACATCGAGTTCAACTGGCTGCGCGACAGCGCGCTGAACGAAACCGAGTCGCTGGCGCTGATCAAGCGCATCGCCGACGACCTCTGA
- a CDS encoding DUF6158 family protein yields the protein MTESVGRDRSPTESVDVTVSVVGEDVGVDPSELSDDDLMRELHSLHRTRLDTLRHGSDPSLANHLRRTAELETEYLARHPGREVDPHRLRDGAGVE from the coding sequence ATGACCGAATCTGTTGGGCGCGACCGTTCCCCGACCGAGTCCGTCGACGTGACGGTGTCGGTCGTCGGCGAGGACGTGGGCGTCGACCCGAGCGAGCTGTCCGACGACGACCTGATGCGCGAGCTGCACAGCCTGCACCGGACCCGGCTGGACACGCTCCGGCACGGCTCCGATCCGTCCCTGGCCAACCACCTGCGGCGCACCGCCGAGCTGGAGACCGAATACCTCGCCCGGCATCCGGGTCGCGAGGTCGACCCGCACCGCCTGCGCGACGGCGCGGGGGTGGAGTGA